The Flammeovirgaceae bacterium genome contains a region encoding:
- a CDS encoding ComF family protein, with protein sequence MQELLHELKYNNRPEIGQTLGRVYGNELAQAGYDRQLDVIIPIPLHEWKRKRRGYNQSEEFAIGLAAALNVAVETTVVKRAVNTETQTRKSRLKRWENVSEVFVVANPRAIEGKRVLIADDVITTGATIEACGSVLLQAGCATLSAVSVAYAGE encoded by the coding sequence GTGCAGGAGTTACTCCACGAATTAAAATACAATAACCGGCCTGAAATAGGCCAGACGCTTGGGCGCGTTTACGGAAATGAATTGGCACAGGCAGGGTATGACCGGCAACTCGATGTAATTATTCCGATTCCCCTTCACGAATGGAAAAGAAAGCGAAGGGGCTACAACCAAAGCGAAGAATTTGCCATTGGCCTGGCGGCTGCTTTAAATGTAGCGGTTGAAACAACGGTTGTAAAACGCGCGGTTAACACGGAAACTCAAACACGAAAAAGCCGGCTTAAGCGCTGGGAAAATGTGAGCGAAGTTTTTGTTGTAGCAAACCCGCGGGCTATTGAAGGCAAGCGCGTGCTTATTGCAGACGATGTTATCACCACCGGGGCAACCATAGAAGCCTGTGGCAGCGTGTTATTACAGGCGGGCTGCGCAACGTTAAGCGCGGTAAGCGTTGCCTATGCGGGCGAATAA
- a CDS encoding carboxymuconolactone decarboxylase family protein encodes MGLVTDFNNYRSKMNEKILASDNLIIKRIFNLDTNAYAAGVLDLKTKELIGLTCSLVLRCDDCVKYHLGKCKEVGLATEQVNEAMGIATLIGGTIVIPHLRRAYEYWEELANV; translated from the coding sequence ATGGGACTGGTTACCGACTTCAACAATTATCGAAGCAAAATGAATGAAAAGATTCTGGCTTCTGATAATCTGATCATCAAACGCATCTTCAACCTGGACACAAACGCTTACGCTGCGGGTGTACTCGATTTGAAGACCAAAGAACTTATTGGCCTGACCTGCTCGCTGGTTTTGCGGTGTGATGACTGTGTAAAGTACCATCTTGGCAAGTGTAAAGAGGTTGGCCTTGCCACCGAACAGGTAAACGAAGCCATGGGTATAGCTACCTTAATTGGCGGAACAATTGTTATTCCTCATTTGCGCAGGGCATACGAATACTGGGAAGAGTTAGCTAATGTATAA